A stretch of the Candidatus Saccharimonadales bacterium genome encodes the following:
- the pheT gene encoding phenylalanine--tRNA ligase subunit beta, giving the protein MKISVNAIRAFNERYGCAGDPALDGVEVLVERIGAQLAAVEEVVAIGKKYADVIIVRIVDCRKHENSDHLSICTIDDGFNTRANISLDNSSNTPDVKRDGNGYVQVVCGAPNVRAGMLVAWLPPGSTVPSSYDTDPFVLSVRELRGEVSHGMLASPQELALGDNHDGILEIDEEVAPGTMFADKYGLRDDVVIDMENKMFTHRPDCFGILGVAREIAGIQGQKYTSPAWYLADAPVDTSADSSLRIDIRNEVPGLVPRFVAVPMSGITVGPSPVWLQVELSRLGMRPINNVVDLTNYHMLLTGQPLHAYDYDKVVAQDEGADHATIVIRQPNTGETLKLLNGKTIEPRSEAILITSAGRAIGLGGVMGGADTEVDASTRNIILECASFDMYSIRRTSMAHGLFSDAVTRFNKGQSPLQNLAVLGHIIEGLQQIAGGRVAGELVDDNHLESRVMENKALYPDVTIPTAFVTERLGVQLSGEDMAGLLQAVEFDVQLSDNVLTVRAPFWRTDIEIPEDIVEEIGRLYGYDRLPLDLPLRALMPAHKCMPFEKQYYIRNVLKAAGANEVLSYSFVHGNTIDKSEQNKAFAYKLSNALSPDLQYYRLSLTPSLLDKVHANIKSGYDAFAIFEIGKVHAVGETDEDSLPKESNRLACVFVADDKKAQKSYSGAAYYQARKYLSALTQADEVSLMLQPLSQVTNGNGTLLEQLAAPFDASRSAVLIQNDEIVGIVGEYKLSVQKAFKLPRYSAGFELATDSLSSESRTRYVTQSRFPKVSQDISLRVSAGQQYQPLHDVIYQSLHARQPSAKMNFMLTPLDIYQRSDDAENKQVTFRISIASFDKTMTDKEVSVLLDGVAQAAADRFGAVRV; this is encoded by the coding sequence ATGAAAATAAGTGTTAATGCTATCCGAGCATTTAATGAACGTTATGGTTGCGCCGGTGATCCAGCCCTGGACGGCGTAGAAGTGCTCGTAGAGCGAATCGGTGCACAGCTAGCAGCAGTCGAAGAGGTCGTTGCCATCGGCAAAAAATATGCTGACGTCATTATCGTTCGTATTGTTGATTGCCGTAAGCACGAAAACTCTGACCACCTCAGTATTTGCACCATTGATGACGGATTTAACACCCGAGCGAACATAAGCCTTGACAACAGTAGTAATACACCCGATGTCAAGCGAGACGGTAATGGCTATGTGCAGGTGGTATGCGGTGCCCCCAATGTACGGGCTGGCATGTTAGTCGCATGGTTGCCGCCAGGATCTACCGTGCCCAGCAGTTACGACACTGATCCATTTGTCCTATCAGTCCGCGAACTGCGCGGTGAAGTCAGCCACGGCATGTTGGCCAGTCCTCAGGAACTTGCCTTGGGGGACAATCATGACGGTATACTCGAAATCGACGAAGAGGTTGCTCCCGGCACGATGTTTGCTGATAAATACGGCCTGCGGGATGACGTCGTTATCGATATGGAAAATAAAATGTTTACGCATCGTCCGGATTGCTTTGGGATTCTCGGCGTAGCCCGTGAGATTGCTGGCATACAAGGTCAGAAGTACACCAGTCCCGCCTGGTACCTTGCTGATGCACCTGTAGATACATCTGCAGATAGTAGTCTGCGTATCGACATTCGCAATGAAGTGCCGGGTCTGGTACCGCGCTTTGTAGCTGTGCCGATGTCTGGCATTACAGTTGGGCCAAGTCCAGTGTGGCTGCAAGTCGAGCTGTCTCGCCTCGGCATGCGTCCGATCAACAATGTCGTTGATTTGACGAATTATCACATGCTGCTCACGGGGCAACCGCTGCATGCCTATGACTATGACAAAGTCGTGGCTCAGGACGAAGGAGCGGATCACGCAACTATCGTTATTCGCCAGCCAAATACTGGAGAGACACTGAAGCTGCTAAACGGCAAAACGATTGAACCACGCAGTGAAGCCATCTTGATTACTAGTGCTGGCAGAGCTATTGGACTCGGCGGCGTCATGGGCGGCGCTGATACGGAAGTTGACGCCTCAACCCGCAATATCATTCTGGAATGCGCTAGCTTCGATATGTATTCAATTCGCCGAACCTCCATGGCACATGGGCTATTCAGCGACGCCGTCACTCGCTTCAACAAAGGCCAAAGCCCGTTGCAGAACCTAGCGGTGCTCGGCCACATCATCGAGGGCTTGCAGCAGATTGCTGGCGGCCGCGTGGCAGGCGAGCTGGTGGATGATAATCATCTTGAGTCTAGGGTGATGGAAAACAAAGCTTTGTATCCTGACGTGACCATACCGACCGCATTTGTCACCGAACGGTTAGGCGTCCAGCTCAGTGGTGAAGACATGGCAGGCTTACTGCAAGCAGTCGAATTCGATGTACAGCTGTCAGACAATGTCCTAACTGTCCGGGCGCCATTTTGGCGTACTGACATCGAGATTCCGGAAGATATTGTCGAGGAAATAGGTCGCCTGTATGGGTATGACCGTCTTCCTCTCGACCTACCGCTTCGAGCATTGATGCCAGCCCACAAATGCATGCCGTTTGAAAAACAATATTATATTAGAAATGTACTCAAGGCAGCCGGTGCCAATGAGGTGCTGTCATATAGTTTTGTTCACGGCAATACGATCGATAAATCAGAACAAAACAAAGCATTTGCATACAAACTCAGCAATGCTCTCAGCCCTGATCTGCAGTATTACCGTCTCAGCCTGACGCCGAGCTTACTCGACAAAGTTCATGCCAATATCAAATCCGGCTATGACGCATTCGCAATTTTTGAAATAGGGAAAGTACACGCCGTCGGTGAAACGGATGAAGATAGTTTGCCAAAAGAATCCAACCGCTTAGCCTGTGTCTTTGTAGCCGATGACAAAAAAGCTCAGAAATCATACAGCGGCGCAGCCTATTACCAAGCACGTAAATACTTGTCGGCGCTAACTCAAGCCGACGAAGTGTCTTTGATGCTCCAACCGCTTAGCCAAGTAACAAATGGGAACGGTACATTGCTGGAACAATTGGCAGCGCCGTTTGACGCTTCTCGCTCAGCTGTCCTCATTCAAAATGATGAGATTGTCGGGATTGTCGGTGAATATAAGCTGAGCGTCCAGAAGGCTTTCAAACTGCCGCGCTACAGTGCTGGATTTGAACTCGCTACAGACAGTCTGAGCTCTGAGAGCCGAACACGTTACGTTACTCAGTCACGTTTTCCTAAAGTTTCACAGGACATCAGCCTGCGCGTCTCCGCTGGGCAGCAATATCAGCCGCTCCACGACGTGATATACCAGTCACTTCATGCCCGGCAGCCGTCCGCTAAGATGAATTTTATGCTAACACCGCTTGATATCTATCAGCGCTCAGATGATGCCGAGAACAAGCAAGTTACCTTTAGGATAAGTATTGCCTCATTTGATAAAACGATGACCGATAAAGAAGTGAGCGTTCTACTCGATGGCGTTGCCCAGGCAGCAGCCGATAGGTTTGGCGCTGTACGAGTGTAA
- a CDS encoding phenylalanine--tRNA ligase subunit alpha, protein MTYQNLKIAETAALLHDRFQTLAVKEDILKAVELRALYGEIATLAPEERGSFGKELNQLKQELQALVSAQQEQAEALPPIDVTAPFDMNVPADCRPHLLSSEVGSAHPLMRERQIMLDIFYRMGFTASESREIDDDYHMFGALNFPEGHPARDDYDTFMTEQTDGNGKRLIAPAHTSTMQHRILREYADGLRSGQPIAVVIPDRVFRNEDLDARHEHTFYQYEGIYVDKGVHVGHLMATLKTFLQAYYQKELDIKTQPFYFPFTEPSFEFAMSCPFCNKQGCSICSQSGWIELLGCGMIHPNVLREAGIDPTVYTGFAWGGGIERLVMMKYNIEDVRHFESGKLDFLRQFS, encoded by the coding sequence ATGACCTATCAAAATCTGAAAATCGCTGAAACAGCCGCTTTGCTACATGACCGTTTTCAGACACTCGCAGTCAAGGAAGATATATTGAAGGCAGTTGAGCTTCGAGCACTGTACGGCGAGATTGCAACGCTTGCGCCGGAAGAGCGCGGTTCGTTCGGCAAAGAATTAAACCAGCTGAAGCAGGAGCTGCAGGCGCTTGTCTCGGCGCAGCAGGAGCAGGCCGAAGCATTGCCACCGATCGATGTCACTGCGCCGTTTGATATGAATGTACCGGCGGATTGTCGGCCACATCTGCTAAGCAGTGAAGTTGGCTCGGCGCACCCGCTGATGCGCGAACGTCAGATTATGCTCGACATCTTTTACCGCATGGGATTTACTGCGTCCGAATCGCGGGAAATAGACGATGACTATCATATGTTCGGTGCGCTCAATTTCCCGGAAGGCCATCCGGCTCGCGATGACTACGACACATTTATGACCGAACAAACTGACGGCAACGGCAAGCGGCTGATCGCGCCGGCTCATACCAGCACCATGCAGCACCGTATACTACGCGAGTACGCTGACGGTTTGCGCAGCGGTCAGCCGATTGCTGTCGTGATTCCGGACCGCGTATTTCGCAATGAAGACCTGGATGCCAGGCATGAGCATACGTTTTATCAGTACGAAGGCATCTATGTCGACAAAGGCGTCCACGTCGGCCATCTGATGGCAACACTCAAAACCTTTCTGCAAGCTTATTACCAAAAAGAACTCGACATCAAGACACAGCCATTCTATTTCCCATTTACCGAACCGTCATTTGAATTTGCCATGAGCTGCCCGTTCTGCAACAAGCAAGGCTGTAGTATCTGCAGCCAGTCCGGCTGGATCGAGCTGCTCGGCTGCGGTATGATTCATCCGAACGTACTGCGCGAAGCCGGGATCGACCCGACTGTATACACCGGCTTTGCCTGGGGCGGCGGCATCGAACGGCTGGTCATGATGAAATATAATATCGAGGATGTCCGGCATTTTGAATCAGGTAAATTAGATTTTTTGAGGCAATTTTCATGA
- a CDS encoding YajQ family cyclic di-GMP-binding protein, which yields MPSFSFDAVSEYDKAEMNNVFDQTERELTSRYDFKGTPAAIEWLNGDKTGLKITGAGDWQIDTILDIVRKKLAARGQSQKILDLSKEVVESNLKATKEVPFIKGLDQEKAKKVSALIREHYPKAKPQIQGDLVRVTSASKDDLQNVMQLLRSQDFDFAISFTNYR from the coding sequence ATGCCAAGTTTCTCTTTTGACGCAGTATCCGAATATGACAAAGCCGAGATGAATAATGTCTTCGATCAAACCGAACGCGAACTAACAAGCCGCTACGATTTCAAGGGAACACCAGCTGCTATCGAATGGCTGAACGGCGACAAGACTGGTTTGAAAATTACCGGTGCCGGCGATTGGCAGATTGATACCATACTAGACATCGTTCGTAAAAAGCTCGCGGCTCGCGGCCAAAGCCAAAAAATTCTCGATTTATCGAAAGAAGTTGTCGAAAGCAACCTCAAAGCCACCAAAGAAGTTCCATTTATAAAAGGCCTGGATCAGGAAAAAGCCAAGAAGGTCTCGGCCCTCATCCGCGAGCACTATCCAAAGGCCAAGCCGCAGATTCAAGGTGACCTAGTCCGCGTTACCAGCGCTAGCAAAGACGATCTCCAAAACGTTATGCAGCTTTTGCGCTCGCAGGACTTCGACTTTGCCATTAGTTTTACTAATTACCGCTAG